The Clostridia bacterium genome includes the window GTCCGCTCATTCAGAATCGGAAATTCCCCGGTCGAAAGAACGCAATTTCGCCATTTTGCCATTTTCTGCAAACCGCCGGTCTTTTTTCCACGTCCTTTGGATACACCTTCTGCAAGCTTGTAAATCATTCTGTCAAAGTCATGTACACCTGTTTTTATCTGCAACTCATCAAGGCATAAAGGCAACGAATTTAAAAACGCGGCAGTCAACTCCTGCGAAACCTCTGTGCCATTAAAGCTCTGTACATATTCACCGATTGATGGATTCCCCCAAACTGATGCACCAAGTATCATGGCAACCGACTTCCCGTTTTCCGTACCGCCCCAAAGATGAACAAAAAACGGCAACGCATTACAAGGTGCAACCAAAGCCGATGCAAAGGATGCCGCAAGCATGATTCTTGCAACCGCGTTTTGATTTTTGCGGACCTCTCTGCACTTTTCAAGCCATACCGAAAACGAACCTTTGCTTTTTACCGTGTTGAATAAATCATTAAAGGTCAGTTCACCGTCAAACACAAGATTTTCTACATAAGGAGAAAAACCGTGATTTTCAATCCAACCTAATCTTTCAACCGAATTTTTCTCTGGTATCGTTTCATAGTTCATCTGTTCCATATCTGTCAGATATTTCACCAGATATTTTGCGTTTTCCGAATTCACCGCAACGCCATAATTGGCAAGCTGAACGATTTTTGATGCGGAAGCTAAAACCTCTTTGTCAACCGTGATATAACGCCACACACATCCTTTTTTGTAAGCAAGGCGTATTTTTTCCACATTGGTATCAATATTTACAAATCGTTCTACCGGCACAATCGGATGACTGCACGCCACAATTTCCATGCCGAAAGGACTGATAAACGAAACACCAAACTGGTCACATACATACTGTCCGCACTTAAATTCCGTATCCAATCCTTCAAAATCTGTCACGTTAGTATCCAAAACACGTTCTTTTGACTGTACGGTTTTTACATAAGAATGATAAAGGGTTTTAAAGTTGTTGACTTTTTGCGCTTTTGCCATTTCAGACATTATGGTCAAAAGCTGTTGTTGTTCAAAGGCATTTTGTGCATTTTGTCTTATGTACTCAAAGGGTTCAACGGAATGCACAAATTCCTCTTTTGAAAACTGCGGAATATCCGGCTTACCAGTCAATGTCAACACCTCCAATCCTTTTGCGCATCGCGCCAATTAGTTTTTCATAATCAAAAAAGAATTCTTCATCTTCATACAACATATCCAAAAGTCTGCTTGAGATGTACGCCTGTTCTGCTACATTCGCATCCGGGTACATGGTTTTAAGCTCCTTAAAATATTCACACAACGCATTATAAGCCTTTGTGTTCAAGATTTTCACCGCTCGCTTTTTCTCTTGTTCTGCTTTGATTTTTTCATCCTCAGCACGCATTTTGTGTATATCTTTTAAGCTCTGCTTTTTAAAAACACCAAGCCCAAAATCGTTGTCCAGTCGAAACATCGCTTCTCTGTATCCGATGCCGAACATAAGGCTTACAAATTTTATCAAATCACCGCCTGCCCCACAGGAGAAGCAGTAAAAGCTGTTCGGGTAAAGAACAAAGCACTTATCTCCTCCATGCAGAGGACAGTCTGCACGATTTTGTGCAATTTTGCAAGGCGCGTATCGCAGTAGGACTTGTTCCATGGTAAGTCTGTTTAAAATTTGTGCCTTCTGCATTATTCCTCCATCTGCTCTAAGTGATTTTTGAGCCAGTATTTTAATATCTTGGGAATCAGGAGTTTTGTGGTTTCTTCCCGGCAAAAATGAAGCTGTATTTCATATCTTTCTGCCCAGGCAAGATAAGAGGCGATTAAAGAATTCGGGTTCAACTGACTTCTGTATTCTCCACCGAATAATTTCTCATAATCGCCGTCTTCCACCAGTAAATGAATTTTGGCACCGCTTTGTTTTGCTCTCAGAAATTCACGTTCAAACCGCTGTCTTCCCTTGCAAAAACACGCACACAATTCGTCAAGGCTCATTTTTCGTTCAATTGCCACCAAATCATCGCAGTACACCTTATTTCCGTCTGTATCTGTATAACAACAAGAATAATCCCCAAAATTCAGCTTCTTACGTTCCACGGGACAGCCAAACCCTTTAAGCCGTCTTTTAAGCTTTGCGGTTTGCTGTTCCCGTGTATCGTATGTAATCACCATTGAATCGAGCATCTCATCAATTTCAAAATGGTTATATTTCATCATCAGAAGGGCAAATCATCTGCTGTTTCAATTTCGCCTGCAGGTACAGAAGTAAACACACTTGCATTTTCATCTTTTTTCAGAGGAAGAGCTGCAGGCATTTTAAACTTTCCGTTCTTCACTGCATCCACACTGATAAGCTTAAAAGGCTTTGCCGTCCAACCGGAATATCCGTTAAAGCTGTATTCCTCATCTCTAAAAATCACACCAACTTTTTTACCCTGCAATGCGTTTTCATCCCATTCCCATTTAAAGCCGGAATTGGATTCTTCAACCGCTTCCATTGCCGCCTTAAATTTCGCCATGGTGTAGTTGTCCTGTTCAGATCCATCGTCAAGCGGAACATATAAGTTTCTCAACACACCCTTCCATTTTTTATCTTCGACATTCTGACTTTTGAAATTATCTTCATAAAAGCCTTTGAATTCACCTTCTGCAATATCAATCGCAACCTCGAACTTTTCAAACATACCGCTCTGGTCCTTTTTGGGATACGGTACAACCTTCGCTTTTTTGATAACGCACACATATGCACCTGCTTTTAACTGCGGTCTTTCTGTTACCGCGCTTACCTTTTCATAATTGTTCATTGCTTTCATTCTTCAATTCCTCCTAAATTATAATAGTTTCTGATTTCTGTATCGACCATCTTAAGGTCGTTGTCTATCTCAAGCGGAAACATTTCCATCGGACTTTTTGCCGTAGTGCTTCCGTCTGATTGCGTGATAAATTTGTGTTCTGCTCCGTCTGCCACACAGTACAGCACAATACTGAACAACCCTTCCACCGAAAGCTTTTCGTCAAGCATCCTGCCAACCGTCTTCGCCTTCAGCTTGCCTTCGCCATTTTGCTCCACATGATGCAGAAAATATACAACCACATCTTCCGGTGTTTTAGTGATGATAAACTTTACCAAGTTATAAAAATTTGCCGCCATATTTGTAAACTTCTGATAACCTTGTTCACTGAGCTTGTCAAACAATTCGAAGCAAAGCAAATACTGTGAATCGTCAATCACATATCTTTTAAGCTTCGGTGCTTGAAGCCCATCAACAATTGTCTTATATGTAGCTCCATTCACTTTTTTCAGCTGTTTCCGAAACGGCAACGGTTTAGAAGCCACATTAAAAATGCCTACTTCATCAATTTCGAAATTGCGAAGGCTTGTACTTTTTCCGCTTCCGCTCTCCCCTAAAATCAAAACCGGGATTCCCATTTATTCCTCACCTCTCTTTATCGCCTCTCCGGTAGAACCTGCAAGCTCCACCATTTGCCCTTTAATCTGTGCCATCTGTTTTTCAACCTGTTTCTTTTCAGCATAAACATTGTTGCTGATTTCGTTCAGCTCCATAAGCCGAAGCGACAATCTGCCAAGCTCCTGCAACAATCTATCCATATTAAAATTCCTCCATTAACTCTAAAACAAATTCTTTTTCGTTCCGTGTGAGGTTTGTCCAAAACCGTGTAAATCTTCGCTGAAGCACCGTCCTGCATGCCTTGCAAAGCCATTCGCTTCTTTCCTTCGGGTTTCCGCAGTCACATTTGTTCGCTTCCTCAATTGATGTCGAATCACACTTCGGACAGCCGTAAGTCACCTCACCGTGTGGCTCTGTGTACCTTGTCCCCTCGTCAAAGACAAACCCACATTCTGTGCAAATTAACATTATTTACTCCTTTAACTTGACTTTTTTAAAAAACTGTGTTATCATAAGTATAGATTTTTCCATATTAAAATCTATTTTTGGAATCGACATACGTTGCCGCGTGTGTCGGTTCTTCTTTTTGTCCGCAAATTAAAACTTCTAACTGATCGGACCATCGGTTCACCGTACCAACAAATGCATCCGGCAATCTGTCAGCAACCGCACCTGCAATTGCAAGAATTAAACTGAAAGCACTAACCCAAACCAAAAGCTCGAAAAACACCTTGCTCACCTCCTATCCACACAAATAATTTGCCACCGACCCGAGCGGTATCTTACCGTCCTGCACCTTGATGTGTCCCTTTCTGATAATGCCTCTCAAATGCGGAAGCGACACATTCAAAATCTCACTTGCTTCCTGCCTTGTCAAAGTCATCGGATGCTTCTCGGATAAATGCTCTAACATATCCCGGTAATTCGCCTTCTCCCTTGCCACCTTCCTCACTCCTTTCCTCAAGACCAAGCAGCACATCTGCACTACACTTTAAAACAGTTGTAATTGCCACAAACCGCTCCAATGTGGGCAACGCACTGCCGTTTTCCCACATGGATACAACTGCCTGCGAAACGCCAACGCGCTCCGCGACTTCCTTCTGCGAAATACATCGCATCTTGCGGATTTTGTACAAATTTTCCGCAAACCTCATTTTTTCCATACTAAAAACTCCTTCCTCAATGCCAGTTTGATACACCACATACAAAGAACAGCGAAAACATTTTACTTTTTTTGAACTTGCAAAACCTTATTCAACATGATATAATTGTTTTGAGGTGATATAAATGGAATTGAATCATAATTGTATACGCGATATTTTGGTAAAAGTGCAAAAAGAAACAGATGTTATTTTTGACGAAACAACATTTCAAAATTACGAACCAGATGAGGTGCAATATCATATAAGGTACTGTGACAAGCTCGGCTGTTTTAACAAAACAGAAGCTTGGATAGATAACTCGTACAACATTGTAGATTTGTCGCCCTATGGCCATGCAATTTTACAACATATAAAAGACGATACTGTTTTCAAAAAAATCAAAACTTTCTTGGTTGAAAAAGGTTTGCCTTTTGCGTTAGATACTATTATAGAAGCATTAAAGCAATTACACATTTAAGACTTTATAATTTCTGTCAATTGAAATGTGTAAAATCAGTTCGCATGTTTCAGGTTCTTCGACAATAGCCATTTTTTTTATCATAGGAATTTCGATGCCGTTTAATAAAACGCTCGTCGATTTTCCTTTTTTTATTATTTCTAATTTATTTAACACCTCTATCCCCCTTTCTTTTCTAATTAGCTTTCTGATTTAACCTATTAAGTTAATTTTTTTACAAAAAAAATCTTGTCTGGTTGTTTTAACCTCAGCACACGAATAATTCTTTCTGCTTCATCTGTTGTAAATTTTCCGTTTTTCATTCTTCTTGAAAACGTCGGCTTAGACATGCCAATAGCTTCAGCAAATGAGGAATTATTGTAGCCGTTATCAAAGATTTTCCGTTTTAATTTTTTTAAATCCGTCATCACATTCACCTCCGTCCTTTAACTTGTTGAGTTAATTATAACACTGCGTTTTTAACTTGTCAAGTCAATTTTGAAAAATTTTTTTATTTTTGAAAAAATGTGTTGACTTTTTTAACTTCATGTGTTATTTTATATATGTGAGGTGACAAAAAAATGACTTTAGGAGATAAAATCAGACATCTTCGTGAAAATAGAAATATGACACAAACGGATGTCGCAAAGCGTGTAGGCATTGCAACACAAACTATATTTAAATATGAGAAGGGTATGGTAACGAATATTCCTTTGGAAAATATTGAAAAACTGGCTGATATTTTCGAAGTATCTCCTTCCTATTTAATGGGCTGGGAAGAAAAAGACGAAACTACCTTCAATATCGAAGACAGACTTCTTCCTCCCACTATCACCGAAGACACCGTCACCTTCCCTATCCTTGGCGAAATTGCTGCAGGCTACGACATGATAGCCGTAGAGGACTGGTCCGGTGAAACCATAGAAATTCCTCGCTACTATTTAAAAGGAAGACCCATGGAGGATTATTTCGTCCTTCGCGTGCATGGAGACAGTATGTATCCGCAGTACCAGGACGGAGACATCGTGCTTATTTTAAAG containing:
- a CDS encoding DUF927 domain-containing protein; its protein translation is MTGKPDIPQFSKEEFVHSVEPFEYIRQNAQNAFEQQQLLTIMSEMAKAQKVNNFKTLYHSYVKTVQSKERVLDTNVTDFEGLDTEFKCGQYVCDQFGVSFISPFGMEIVACSHPIVPVERFVNIDTNVEKIRLAYKKGCVWRYITVDKEVLASASKIVQLANYGVAVNSENAKYLVKYLTDMEQMNYETIPEKNSVERLGWIENHGFSPYVENLVFDGELTFNDLFNTVKSKGSFSVWLEKCREVRKNQNAVARIMLAASFASALVAPCNALPFFVHLWGGTENGKSVAMILGASVWGNPSIGEYVQSFNGTEVSQELTAAFLNSLPLCLDELQIKTGVHDFDRMIYKLAEGVSKGRGKKTGGLQKMAKWRNCVLSTGEFPILNERTNGGAVNRVIEINCANLKVFEDSRDVYVTVSQNYGFAGRMFVSFLQDDENIKKVLRKQEEIYNELTKTETTEKQALAASLILTADYFVTEIIFKDDMNLNVSNIMPYLSTKEQVSQNLRCLQYILDTVSMNPDRFDMDEEKPRQGEIWGKETESEIHIIKTKFDNILQERGYNSTAFLEWAKENRVIRTDKSGKTCVTTRILDKVARCVAIKRSNPFDDAVYDDSEVELLP
- a CDS encoding ERCC4 domain-containing protein, which gives rise to MMKYNHFEIDEMLDSMVITYDTREQQTAKLKRRLKGFGCPVERKKLNFGDYSCCYTDTDGNKVYCDDLVAIERKMSLDELCACFCKGRQRFEREFLRAKQSGAKIHLLVEDGDYEKLFGGEYRSQLNPNSLIASYLAWAERYEIQLHFCREETTKLLIPKILKYWLKNHLEQMEE
- a CDS encoding helix-turn-helix transcriptional regulator, translated to MEKMRFAENLYKIRKMRCISQKEVAERVGVSQAVVSMWENGSALPTLERFVAITTVLKCSADVLLGLEERSEEGGKGEGELPGYVRAFIREASDDFDKAGSK
- a CDS encoding DUF2513 domain-containing protein yields the protein MELNHNCIRDILVKVQKETDVIFDETTFQNYEPDEVQYHIRYCDKLGCFNKTEAWIDNSYNIVDLSPYGHAILQHIKDDTVFKKIKTFLVEKGLPFALDTIIEALKQLHI
- a CDS encoding ATP-binding protein — translated: MGIPVLILGESGSGKSTSLRNFEIDEVGIFNVASKPLPFRKQLKKVNGATYKTIVDGLQAPKLKRYVIDDSQYLLCFELFDKLSEQGYQKFTNMAANFYNLVKFIITKTPEDVVVYFLHHVEQNGEGKLKAKTVGRMLDEKLSVEGLFSIVLYCVADGAEHKFITQSDGSTTAKSPMEMFPLEIDNDLKMVDTEIRNYYNLGGIEE
- a CDS encoding helix-turn-helix domain-containing protein, whose product is MTLGDKIRHLRENRNMTQTDVAKRVGIATQTIFKYEKGMVTNIPLENIEKLADIFEVSPSYLMGWEEKDETTFNIEDRLLPPTITEDTVTFPILGEIAAGYDMIAVEDWSGETIEIPRYYLKGRPMEDYFVLRVHGDSMYPQYQDGDIVLILKQTTLNRSGEIGAVIYEDDTATLKKVEYVPGEDWMEMIPLNPEFKPKRIEGEALEHCRILGIPKLLIREI